A window of Blastocatellia bacterium genomic DNA:
CCAAATCGCCGCATGCCTTATCCTCGAAGACTTTCTTTCAAGTCAAAAACATGCTTAGACCCGTTATCAGAGTGCTCCAAAGATGGTGGCTCGCTCTCGCAATTGGCGCAGCCGGGACGTTCTTGTCAACTTTCTTAATCATTCACCACTACACGAATCAGCCAAGAATACACCCCTACGCCACCCACGTGATTACTATCAATCAAGGCGCTTCTGCCGGGGCTATTTATCATCAACTCCAGAGTTACTCTGTGCTTCCTGATTCATGGCTGATGAGAACTTGGTTTAAACTCAAAACTTCACAAAACACTTTAAAGGCCGGCGACTACCAATTCCCATCACCAATCACCCCTCGACAAGTCTACGAAAAGCTCGTGCAGGGCGACGTCGTGAAGCGGTTTGTGACAATTCCCGAAGGGCTTAATCGGTTTGAAATTGTCGCAATCATAGAAAAACTCGGATTGGCCTCATCTGAGAGCTTACTTGAACTGACCAGTGATCCAAAGCTACTCAACTTGATAAAAGATCTCGACCCAGCCGCAACAGACCTTGAAGGCTATCTCTACCCCGACACCTACCAATACACTGCTAATTCAACGCCTGAGCAACTCCTGACGATGATGGTCAAACGGTTTCGCCAGGTTTTTTCGCCTGCTTTCATCGAACGCGCGAACCAACTAAAAATGTCTGTAAGAGAAGTAGTCACCTTAGCCTCGATGATTGAACGAGAGGCTAAACTAGACGAGGAGCGAGCTATTATTTCGTCCGTCTATCATAACCGCTTGCAAAAAGGAATTAAGCTGGATTGTGATCCAACAGTCATATATGCCGCCATTCTCGCCCAGAAATGGACAGGCGTCATCCGACGCTCAGACCTGCAACGACGGTCTCCATATAACACCTACCTCACTCCTGGCCTGCCCCCCGGCCCTATCGCTTCGCCTGGCAAAAAATCTATCGAAGCGGCCCTCTTTCCTGCCGATACTCCCTATCTTTATTTTGTCGTGAACGCCGAAGCCAACAACGGCTCGCACCTTTTCACTGACAACTTTGTGAACCATCAAGCTAATGTTGCTCTCTATCGCACGAGCCAACAGAAAAAAGTAAATCACCAACGATGAACCGAAGTAGCAACCTATGGCAGACGAAATCCTACTACGCAAAATGGAATATATCGCCGAGCAAAGCCGCTCATGGGACGAGCTCTTGAGAAAAACGGTCGAATTGCTCTACCTAAACAACGAGCGTTATCACTGGGTCGGCATCTACTTGCTTGAAGATGACACGCTCGTCTTGCACAACTACATGGGCAAGCCCACTGAGCATACTCGCATACCCGTCGGCAAAGGCGTTTGTGGCACTGCTGTTCAACAACGTGAGAATCAGCTTATCGGCGATGTTACAAAGCTAGAGAACTACTTAGCGTGTAGTCCAGAAACAAAGTCAGAGATCGTCGTTCTCATTAAAGACGATGAGAGGATTCTCGGCCAAATTGACATTGACAGCGACCAACGCGACGCTTTCGGTCCCGATGACGAGAGCTTCCTTAATCAAATAGCCGGGATTATCGCCGCCAAATCCAGGCAACTTCTGCCGTCCAGAAGTAAAAATCACGCTTAGCCTTTACCTAAATCGTTGTCCGCATGCTTAGGCTCTACCTGAACTGTCGTCCAGCCGACAAACCTTCACAGAGAATATCAAGCTCATTCAATACATAAATTGTCGTCTGGCCGACTAACGCTCATAATCCGCTTGAACACACCACGTCTTGGGCTTCCCAAACCACCGACACCACATGCCCAGACTTAATCCAAATTGATGAATCGTACCTTTGTGATACCCGATGATTGACGGATTTCCGTTAACACCGACTCACTCACCTCAGAATCCACAGTTAAAACCCCAATGGCCAACGGAGCATCAGCCTGACGACCTAATGCAAAGTTCGCAATGTTGATATTAGCAGCCCCAAGGATTGTACCAATCCGCCCAATCACGCCTGGCACATCTTGATTCTGCATCAACAACATGAATCGCGAGAGCGGCACTTCTAAGTCAATCCCATCAATCGTCACCAACCGCAGATGATTTTGCTTGAACACGGCTCCCTCAACCCAATCAACGCCCCCTTGCCCATCGCGCAGTTGAACACTAATCACGTTGGACAAGCTCCTGGTCCGGCCACTTTTGGTCTCTGTCACAATTAACCGGCGCTCCTCCGCAACCCGACGCGCATTGATCATGTTAACTTCATCGCCCAAGGCCGGCTTCAACACGCCACTCAAAACCGCATTCGAAATAGGATATGTGTTTAACTCATTAATCTTGCCGTAATACCGAATCCCAACTTCGTGCAATCGCCGGTCCGACATTTGAGCAATGAACTTGCCAAGTTTTTCACCGAGCTGACAAAATACACGAAGCTTTTCCGCCTCCTCTGGCTGGATAGTCGGAAAATTGACGGCATTTCTGATTTGACCAGTCAGCAGGTAATCCCGAACCTGCTCAGCTATGTCAATGCAAACTTGTTCCTGCGCTTCCTGTGTCGAAGCTGCAATGTGAGGGGTTGCAATCACACGTGGATGCTCAACAAGCTCGCGCATCGGTGACGGCTCCCCAACAAAAACGTCTAGCCCAGCACCATAAACCTTCCCCGTTTTAATCCCTTCCAGCAGAGCCTCTTCATCCACCAACTCACCACGTGAACAGTTGATAATCAAAACGCCGTCCTTCATTCGTTGCAAACTTTGACGATTGATGATGGCGCGCGTCTGCTCGTTCAGGGTAGCATGGAGAGAGATAATGTCAGAGCACTGAAACAATTCGTCCAGCGACACCAGTTGGACATCTAAGTCCTGTGCTAATCGCTCAGAGATAAACGGATCATAGGCCATAATCTTCATGCCTAATGACCTGGCACGACGAGCGACTTCTTGTCCCACCTTCCCCAATCCAATCAAGCCTAATACTTTTGCCCTCAGCTCGCGTCCCGTGAACCTTCCCTT
This region includes:
- the mltG gene encoding endolytic transglycosylase MltG produces the protein MSTFLIIHHYTNQPRIHPYATHVITINQGASAGAIYHQLQSYSVLPDSWLMRTWFKLKTSQNTLKAGDYQFPSPITPRQVYEKLVQGDVVKRFVTIPEGLNRFEIVAIIEKLGLASSESLLELTSDPKLLNLIKDLDPAATDLEGYLYPDTYQYTANSTPEQLLTMMVKRFRQVFSPAFIERANQLKMSVREVVTLASMIEREAKLDEERAIISSVYHNRLQKGIKLDCDPTVIYAAILAQKWTGVIRRSDLQRRSPYNTYLTPGLPPGPIASPGKKSIEAALFPADTPYLYFVVNAEANNGSHLFTDNFVNHQANVALYRTSQQKKVNHQR
- a CDS encoding GAF domain-containing protein codes for the protein MADEILLRKMEYIAEQSRSWDELLRKTVELLYLNNERYHWVGIYLLEDDTLVLHNYMGKPTEHTRIPVGKGVCGTAVQQRENQLIGDVTKLENYLACSPETKSEIVVLIKDDERILGQIDIDSDQRDAFGPDDESFLNQIAGIIAAKSRQLLPSRSKNHA
- the serA gene encoding phosphoglycerate dehydrogenase, with product MKVLITDRFVQQGIDVLLKAGLVVDVKLGLTEHELRECISCYDGLIIRSATRVTEAVIRLADRLKVIGRAGAGVDNIDVAAATQRGILVMNTPGGNSVSVAEHTLGLMLALVRQLVEANQSMKGGRWEKGRFTGRELRAKVLGLIGLGKVGQEVARRARSLGMKIMAYDPFISERLAQDLDVQLVSLDELFQCSDIISLHATLNEQTRAIINRQSLQRMKDGVLIINCSRGELVDEEALLEGIKTGKVYGAGLDVFVGEPSPMRELVEHPRVIATPHIAASTQEAQEQVCIDIAEQVRDYLLTGQIRNAVNFPTIQPEEAEKLRVFCQLGEKLGKFIAQMSDRRLHEVGIRYYGKINELNTYPISNAVLSGVLKPALGDEVNMINARRVAEERRLIVTETKSGRTRSLSNVISVQLRDGQGGVDWVEGAVFKQNHLRLVTIDGIDLEVPLSRFMLLMQNQDVPGVIGRIGTILGAANINIANFALGRQADAPLAIGVLTVDSEVSESVLTEIRQSSGITKVRFINLD